The genomic stretch TACCCCACCACCACGGGGATCCCCAGCTCCCGCGCCGGGCGGATGGCCCGGCAGGCGATCTCCCCGCGGTTGGCGATGAATATCTTCCGGAAGAGACCCAAACCCGGAGGCCCTACCCGATGTCCCGGCCGGTGAGGATCGTAAGCGCCTCGCGGTATTTGAGGGAGGTCTTCAGGACGACGTCGGCGGGGAGACGGGGCCCCGGCGCCGTCTTGTTCCACGGGAGCGTCAGCAGGTAGTCGCGGACGAACTGCTTGTCGAAGCTCTTCTGCGGCCCGCCCGGCGCGTATTCGGCCGCCGGCCAGAACCGGGAGGAGTCGGGGGTGAGCGCCTCGTCGATCAGGATCAGCTCCCCCGCCGCCGTCCCCAGCTCGAACTTGGTGTCCGCGATGATGATCCCCTTCCCCAGCGCGTACGCCGCCGCCTTCCGGTACAGGGAGAGGACGATGGAGCGGACCCGCTCCGCGGTATCCTTCCCCACCAGGCGGACCATCCGCTCGAAGGTGATGTTCTCGTCGTGCTTCCCCTTCTCCTCCTTGGTGGCGGGGGTGAAGATCGGCTCGGGCAGGCGGTCCGATTCGCGGAGCCCCTTCGGCAGGGGGATCCCGCACACCTCCCCCCG from Deltaproteobacteria bacterium encodes the following:
- a CDS encoding phosphoribosylaminoimidazolesuccinocarboxamide synthase; its protein translation is MVETKLPGLTLLGRGKVRDIYEVEGKLLLVASDRLSAFDVVMPDGIPGKGEVLTRISEFWFRLLSDIVPNHMITTDVDAFPAAARAYAETLRGRSMLCRKAVPFPVECVVRGYLSGSGWAEYKERGEVCGIPLPKGLRESDRLPEPIFTPATKEEKGKHDENITFERMVRLVGKDTAERVRSIVLSLYRKAAAYALGKGIIIADTKFELGTAAGELILIDEALTPDSSRFWPAAEYAPGGPQKSFDKQFVRDYLLTLPWNKTAPGPRLPADVVLKTSLKYREALTILTGRDIG